In the Bos taurus isolate L1 Dominette 01449 registration number 42190680 breed Hereford chromosome 21, ARS-UCD2.0, whole genome shotgun sequence genome, one interval contains:
- the LOC526149 gene encoding myeloid-associated differentiation marker yields MITMCSSSGLLSAILLGYFLRLLQLLSTCLAFSLVASVGTWMGAVSNWSVFIWCFCFLVTLIILIIEFCGLQSRFPFSWYNFLITYACYAALLCISASIVYPITYIWFFPHGRSQDHAIAATAFSCIASVAYASEVAWARTWVWLGVITGYMVTVPGLLKGLETFVAGVIFAFIIDSHLYMHQPALVWCVAVYSICFLLAASALLLNWCDCDNRLPIAFPTFLLGLTLLSVLLYTSALVLWPLYQFDEQFGGQPKRSSCNDGLIYSLCTWDQQLAVAILTAINLLIYVVDLVFLAHMVFSRTEDQLRGSQFPLLYKS; encoded by the coding sequence ATGATCACCATGTGCTCATCCTCAGGCCTGCTTTCTGCAATCCTCCTGGGCTACTTCCTCCGCCTGTTGCAGCTGCTCTCCACCTGCCTGGCCTTCTCCCTTGTGGCCAGCGTGGGCACTTGGATGGGGGCCGTGAGTAACTGGTCTGTATTCATCTGGTGCTTCTGTTTTCTCGTGACCCTCATCATCCTCATAATCGAGTTCTGTGGGCTCCAGTCCCGCTTCCCCTTCTCCTGGTACAACTTTCTCATCACCTATGCCTGTTACGCTGCCCTCCTCTGCATCTCGGCCTCCATCGTTTACCCCATCACTTACATCTGGTTCTTCCCCCATGGCCGCTCCCAGGATCATGCCATCGCTGCCACTGCATTCTCCTGCATTGCTTCTGTGGCTTATGCCAGCGAAGTGGCCTGGGCTCGTACCTGGGTCTGGCTCGGCGTGATCACCGGCTACATGGTCACTGTGCCAGGACTGCTCAAGGGGCTGGAGACTTTTGTGGCTGGTGTCATCTTTGCCTTTATCATTGACAGCCACCTGTACATGCACCAGCCGGCCCTGGTGTGGTGCGTGGCCGTGTACTCCATCTGCTTCCTCCTGGCAGCCTCGGCCCTTCTGCTGAACTGGTGTGACTGCGACAACAGGCTGCCCATTGCCTTTCCCACTTTTCTTTTGGGGCTGACCCTGCTCTCCGTCCTCCTCTACACCAGCGCTCTGGTCCTCTGGCCTCTCTACCAGTTTGACGAGCAGTTTGGTGGCCAGCCCAAGCGGTCGAGCTGCAATGATGGGCTCATCTACTCTCTTTGTACCTGGGACCAGCAGCTGGCTGTGGCCATCCTGACAGCCATCAACCTGCTGATTTACGTGGTCGACTTGGTGTTCTTGGCCCACATGGTTTTTTCAAGAACCGAGGATCAGCTCAGGGGCTCCCAGTTCCCTCTTCTTTACAAGTCATGA